In Pseudomonas lalkuanensis, the following are encoded in one genomic region:
- a CDS encoding MDR family MFS transporter, with protein sequence MAADALVRPSGEPTRRDWIAVMSAMLGAFMAVLDIQITNSSLKDIQGALSATLEEGSWISTSYLVAEIIMIPLTAWLVQLLSARRLAVWVSIGFLISSLLCSLAWSLESMIVFRAMQGFTGGALIPLAFTLTLIKLPEHHRAKGMALFAITATFAPSIGPTLGGWLTENFGWEYIFYINVPPGLLMIAGLMYGLEKKAPHWELLKRTDYAGIVTLGLGLGCLQVFLEEGHRKDWLESQLIVGLGSVALVSLILFVILQVSRPNPLINLGILKNRNFGLSSISSVGLGMGLYGSIYVLPLYLAQIQGYNALQIGEVIMWMGVPQLFLIPLVPKLMKVIPPKFLCALGFGLFGYASFASGILNPDFAGPQFNQIQIIRALGQPLVMVTVSLIATAYIQPQDAGSASSLFNILRNLGGAIGIALLATLLDARAKVYFDYLRESLVPSNPQVAERLALLSEKLGSEQAALGKLSEIAHQQASIMAYNDAFHFIGIALGVSMLAVLLTRALPAGSTGDTSAAAH encoded by the coding sequence ATGGCGGCTGATGCACTGGTTCGCCCTAGCGGCGAACCCACCCGGCGCGACTGGATCGCCGTGATGAGCGCCATGCTCGGCGCCTTCATGGCGGTCCTCGACATCCAGATCACCAACTCCTCGCTCAAGGACATCCAGGGGGCGCTCTCCGCCACCCTGGAAGAGGGTTCGTGGATTTCCACTTCCTACCTGGTGGCGGAAATCATCATGATTCCCCTCACCGCCTGGCTGGTGCAGCTGCTCTCCGCGCGACGCCTGGCGGTCTGGGTCTCCATCGGCTTCCTGATTTCCTCCCTGCTCTGCTCCCTGGCCTGGAGCCTGGAGAGCATGATCGTGTTCCGCGCCATGCAGGGTTTCACCGGTGGCGCGCTGATCCCGCTGGCCTTCACCCTCACACTGATCAAGCTGCCGGAACACCATCGCGCCAAGGGCATGGCGTTGTTCGCCATCACCGCTACCTTCGCCCCGTCCATCGGTCCGACCCTGGGTGGCTGGCTGACGGAGAACTTCGGTTGGGAATACATCTTCTACATCAACGTGCCGCCGGGCCTGCTGATGATTGCCGGCCTGATGTACGGGCTGGAAAAGAAAGCCCCGCACTGGGAGCTGCTGAAGCGCACCGACTACGCAGGCATCGTCACCCTCGGCCTAGGGCTGGGCTGCCTGCAAGTATTCCTCGAGGAAGGGCACCGCAAGGACTGGCTGGAGTCCCAGCTGATCGTCGGCCTGGGCAGCGTCGCCCTGGTGAGCCTGATTCTCTTTGTCATCCTCCAGGTCTCGCGCCCCAACCCGCTGATCAATCTGGGCATCCTGAAGAACCGCAACTTCGGCCTGTCGAGCATTTCCAGCGTCGGCCTCGGCATGGGCCTGTACGGCTCCATCTATGTGCTGCCGCTGTACCTGGCACAAATCCAGGGCTACAACGCGCTGCAGATCGGCGAAGTGATCATGTGGATGGGCGTTCCGCAGCTGTTCCTGATTCCGCTGGTACCCAAGCTGATGAAGGTGATTCCGCCCAAGTTCCTCTGTGCGCTGGGCTTCGGTCTGTTCGGCTATGCCAGTTTCGCCTCGGGCATTCTCAACCCGGACTTCGCCGGACCACAGTTCAACCAGATCCAGATCATCCGCGCTCTCGGCCAGCCGCTGGTGATGGTAACGGTGTCGCTGATCGCCACCGCCTACATCCAGCCCCAGGACGCAGGCTCGGCCTCCAGCCTGTTCAACATCCTGCGCAACCTCGGCGGCGCCATCGGCATCGCCCTGCTCGCCACCCTGCTGGATGCACGCGCCAAGGTCTACTTCGACTACCTGCGCGAATCCCTGGTCCCAAGCAACCCGCAAGTCGCCGAGCGCCTGGCTCTGCTGAGCGAGAAGCTTGGCAGCGAACAGGCAGCCCTCGGCAAGCTCAGCGAGATCGCCCACCAGCAGGCCAGCATCATGGCCTACAATGA
- a CDS encoding HlyD family secretion protein: MPAKLQRRLFIFIALVALVIAGFFAHWLLIGRFVESTDNAYVQGEITRISSQLGARIDEVLVTDNQQVKKGDLLVRLEADDFKLALERARAQLATREAELTQAQSKLIQQSSLIAASQADVAASQATLGRTQIDLSRAQTLRKPGYISEERVTTLSADSRVARSQVAKAEADLKAQRQQIDALNAEVKRLEAQIATARAEVAQAEINLGRTEIRSPVDGRVGQRAARNGQYVQVGAHLLSLVPDSDIWVQANFKETQIERMVPGQTAELVFDSFPDTPIEARVDSLFAASGAQFSLLPPDNATGNFTKVVQRIPVKLTFTADNPLQGRIRPGMSVLVKVHLKAENHGG, encoded by the coding sequence ATGCCTGCAAAATTGCAACGCCGCCTGTTCATCTTCATCGCCCTGGTGGCACTGGTCATCGCCGGCTTCTTTGCCCACTGGCTGCTGATCGGCCGCTTCGTCGAGTCCACCGACAACGCTTATGTCCAGGGTGAAATCACTCGCATCTCCAGCCAACTGGGCGCCCGAATCGACGAAGTCCTGGTCACCGACAACCAGCAAGTGAAGAAGGGCGACCTGCTGGTACGCCTCGAAGCCGACGACTTCAAACTGGCCCTGGAACGTGCCCGCGCCCAGCTCGCGACCCGTGAGGCGGAACTGACCCAGGCACAGAGCAAGCTGATCCAGCAGTCCAGCCTGATCGCCGCCAGCCAGGCCGACGTGGCAGCCAGCCAGGCAACCCTTGGCCGCACCCAGATCGACCTGTCCCGCGCCCAGACCCTGCGCAAGCCCGGCTACATCTCGGAAGAGCGAGTCACCACCCTGTCCGCCGACTCCCGCGTGGCACGTTCGCAGGTCGCCAAGGCCGAGGCCGACCTCAAGGCCCAGCGCCAGCAGATCGATGCCCTAAATGCCGAGGTCAAGCGCCTGGAAGCGCAGATCGCCACTGCCCGCGCCGAAGTGGCCCAGGCCGAAATCAACCTCGGGCGCACCGAGATCCGCTCCCCTGTGGACGGCCGCGTCGGACAGCGCGCCGCGCGCAACGGCCAGTACGTCCAGGTCGGCGCCCACCTGCTGTCCCTTGTGCCGGACAGCGACATCTGGGTCCAGGCCAACTTCAAGGAGACCCAGATCGAGCGCATGGTGCCTGGCCAGACCGCCGAACTGGTGTTCGACAGCTTCCCCGACACTCCGATCGAAGCCCGTGTGGACAGCCTGTTCGCGGCGTCCGGCGCCCAGTTCAGTCTGCTGCCGCCGGACAACGCCACCGGCAACTTCACCAAGGTGGTACAGCGCATTCCGGTGAAACTGACCTTCACCGCCGACAACCCGCTCCAGGGCCGTATCCGTCCCGGCATGTCCGTTCTGGTCAAGGTACACCTGAAGGCCGAGAACCATGGCGGCTGA
- a CDS encoding LysR family transcriptional regulator, whose translation MGLDDALIFTRVVECHSFTQAAQSLGMQKSTVSRRIALLEERLGVRLLNRTTRKLRLTEVGLAYYERCRQIMLDFAEAEQAVMQLQQEPSGLLRVTAPIEFGQLFLGKVLGSFMRQYPQITAEVEITSRNVDPLEEGVDIAIMIGQPQDSTLIARKLFESARRLCASPAYLAAHGTPRTVEALAGHRAVLLPQDSQRYWMLQGESVPCQRVLYCNNITFAREAVLAGAGIAALPLMFTEPAVRRGELIELLPEARLPSGEIYAVYPSRRFQAMKVKAFLDFLMRSLPVQEGHLLEPAAASLIRSRL comes from the coding sequence ATGGGGCTGGATGATGCGCTGATCTTCACCCGCGTGGTCGAGTGCCACAGCTTCACCCAGGCCGCGCAGAGCCTGGGCATGCAGAAATCCACCGTCAGCCGGCGCATAGCCCTGCTTGAAGAACGACTTGGCGTCCGCCTGCTCAATCGCACCACTCGCAAGCTGCGCCTGACCGAAGTGGGGCTGGCCTATTACGAGCGCTGCCGGCAGATCATGCTGGACTTCGCCGAGGCCGAGCAGGCGGTGATGCAACTGCAGCAGGAACCGTCCGGCCTGCTGCGGGTGACGGCGCCCATCGAGTTTGGTCAGCTGTTCCTCGGCAAGGTGCTGGGCAGTTTCATGCGCCAGTATCCGCAGATCACCGCCGAGGTGGAGATCACCTCGCGAAACGTCGATCCGCTGGAGGAGGGCGTGGATATCGCCATCATGATCGGCCAGCCCCAGGATTCCACGCTGATCGCCCGCAAGCTTTTCGAGAGCGCCCGGCGCCTTTGCGCCAGTCCGGCCTATCTGGCAGCTCACGGCACTCCGCGTACGGTAGAGGCACTGGCCGGCCATCGCGCCGTGCTGCTGCCGCAGGATTCCCAGCGCTACTGGATGCTGCAGGGGGAAAGCGTGCCCTGCCAGCGCGTGCTCTATTGCAACAACATCACCTTCGCCCGGGAAGCGGTACTGGCTGGCGCCGGCATCGCTGCGCTGCCCCTGATGTTCACCGAGCCCGCCGTGCGGCGAGGCGAGCTGATCGAACTCCTGCCTGAGGCGCGTCTGCCCAGTGGCGAGATCTATGCTGTGTATCCGTCGAGGCGCTTCCAGGCGATGAAGGTCAAGGCCTTCCTCGACTTCCTGATGCGCAGCCTGCCGGTTCAGGAAGGTCACTTGCTGGAGCCCGCGGCGGCCAGCCTGATAAGATCGCGCCTTTGA
- the gltX gene encoding glutamate--tRNA ligase — translation MTTVRTRIAPSPTGDPHVGTAYIALFNLCFARQHGGQFILRIEDTDQLRSTRESEQQIFDALRWLGIEWDEGPDVGGPHGPYRQSERGEIYKKYSQELVDKGHAFPCFCTAERLDKLRAEQTERKETPRYDGHCMHLSKDEADKRIAAGEPHVVRMKVPSEGVCVVPDMLRGDVEIPWDRMDMQVLMKTDGLPTYFLANVVDDHLMGITHVLRGEEWLPSAPKLIKLYEYFGWEQPKLCYMPLLRNPDKSKLSKRKNPTSITFYERMGFLPEAMLNYLGRMGWSMPDEREKFSLAEMVEHFDLSRISLGGPIFDLEKLSWLNGQWIRELPVERFAAEVQKWALNPEYLMRIAPHVQGRVETFSQIAPLAGFFFSGAVPLDARLFEHKKLSPDQVRQVMQLVLWKLESLRQWEKDRITGCIQAVAESLELKLRDVMPLMFPAITGQASSVSVLDAMEILGADLSRFRLRQAIELLGGVSKKETKEWEKLLAAIA, via the coding sequence ATGACCACCGTCCGTACCCGTATCGCGCCGTCGCCCACCGGCGACCCGCACGTGGGCACTGCCTACATTGCCCTGTTCAACCTGTGTTTCGCGCGCCAGCACGGCGGTCAGTTCATCCTGCGCATCGAAGACACCGACCAACTGCGCTCCACCCGTGAGTCCGAGCAGCAGATCTTCGACGCCCTGCGTTGGCTCGGTATCGAGTGGGACGAAGGCCCCGACGTCGGCGGCCCGCACGGCCCCTATCGCCAGAGCGAGCGTGGCGAGATCTACAAGAAGTACTCCCAGGAGCTGGTGGACAAGGGGCATGCGTTCCCCTGTTTCTGCACCGCCGAGCGGCTGGACAAGCTGCGCGCCGAGCAGACCGAGCGCAAGGAAACCCCGCGCTACGACGGCCACTGCATGCACCTGTCCAAGGACGAGGCCGACAAGCGGATCGCCGCCGGCGAGCCTCACGTAGTGCGCATGAAGGTGCCGAGCGAAGGCGTCTGCGTGGTGCCGGACATGCTCCGCGGCGACGTGGAAATTCCCTGGGATCGCATGGACATGCAGGTCCTGATGAAGACCGACGGCCTGCCCACCTACTTCCTTGCCAACGTGGTGGACGACCACCTGATGGGCATCACCCACGTGCTGCGTGGCGAAGAGTGGCTGCCCTCGGCGCCCAAGCTGATCAAACTCTACGAGTATTTCGGCTGGGAGCAGCCCAAGCTCTGCTACATGCCGCTGCTTCGCAATCCGGACAAGAGCAAGCTGTCCAAGCGCAAGAACCCCACCTCCATCACCTTCTACGAGCGCATGGGCTTCCTCCCCGAGGCGATGCTCAACTATCTGGGCCGCATGGGCTGGTCCATGCCGGACGAGCGCGAGAAGTTCTCCCTGGCGGAGATGGTCGAGCACTTCGATCTGTCGCGTATCTCGCTGGGGGGGCCGATCTTCGATCTGGAGAAGCTGTCCTGGCTGAACGGCCAGTGGATTCGTGAGCTTCCGGTGGAGCGCTTCGCCGCCGAAGTGCAGAAGTGGGCACTCAACCCCGAATACCTGATGCGCATAGCGCCGCACGTGCAGGGCAGGGTGGAAACCTTCAGCCAGATCGCCCCGCTGGCGGGGTTCTTCTTCTCCGGCGCCGTGCCGCTGGATGCCAGGCTGTTCGAGCACAAGAAGCTGAGTCCGGACCAGGTTCGCCAGGTCATGCAGCTCGTGCTGTGGAAGCTGGAGTCCCTGCGCCAGTGGGAGAAGGACCGCATCACCGGTTGCATTCAGGCAGTGGCCGAGAGCCTGGAGCTCAAGCTGCGTGATGTCATGCCGCTGATGTTCCCGGCCATCACCGGCCAGGCCAGCTCGGTCTCCGTGCTGGATGCTATGGAAATCCTTGGTGCCGACCTCAGCCGCTTCCGGCTGCGCCAGGCCATCGAGTTGCTCGGTGGTGTGTCGAAGAAGGAAACCAAGGAGTGGGAGAAACTGCTCGCGGCCATCGCCTGA
- a CDS encoding TetR/AcrR family transcriptional regulator has product MSDKKAQTRERILQAAASAMLQQGPQEPGVADVMGAAGLTVGGFYAHFASKDALMLEVFEQLLRKRRDLMALIDSSLPAPERRALAAGFYLSRKHRDATRSGCPLPSSLGAVPKLPEAYRTLLVEHLEVLSAAMCDSPEEADMALADIALMVGGLALARALGEGDLSDRVLRAAKSAVI; this is encoded by the coding sequence ATGAGCGACAAGAAAGCCCAGACCCGCGAGCGCATCCTGCAGGCCGCCGCTTCAGCCATGTTGCAGCAGGGCCCGCAGGAGCCGGGCGTGGCTGATGTGATGGGTGCCGCCGGACTCACGGTTGGGGGCTTCTACGCCCATTTCGCCAGCAAGGACGCGCTGATGCTGGAGGTGTTCGAGCAATTGCTGCGCAAGCGCCGGGACCTCATGGCGTTGATTGATTCGAGTCTGCCCGCGCCGGAACGCCGTGCTCTTGCAGCCGGTTTCTATCTGTCGCGCAAGCACCGGGATGCCACACGCTCCGGTTGTCCGCTGCCCAGCTCCCTGGGTGCGGTACCGAAGCTTCCAGAGGCTTACCGGACACTGCTGGTCGAGCATCTGGAAGTGCTCAGTGCAGCGATGTGCGACAGCCCGGAAGAGGCCGACATGGCCCTCGCCGACATCGCCCTGATGGTGGGTGGCCTGGCCCTGGCTCGCGCCCTGGGTGAGGGAGACCTGTCTGACCGCGTGCTGCGCGCCGCCAAGTCGGCGGTCATCTGA